From the Bombus vancouverensis nearcticus chromosome 3, iyBomVanc1_principal, whole genome shotgun sequence genome, one window contains:
- the LOC117153890 gene encoding uncharacterized protein LOC117153890, whose translation MARRKEQTQLQVEVETEDDWQQLLSRKGLILADVYSEWCGPCIAMVSTLRSVKLEIGGDTINYAIVKNDYIGDLERFRGRSEPVWMFLQNGKMVNLVFGANCPQLRKLLVTEIKRVQNEEEPEMVLDVSTRTPEEEIKWQEKEAIRKVVEDQQRAKKEAEEREMYETFLAQMIFELSEVTALVFYPWVFKEEGRHRDKYQCPPYLELINTLFRQNFDVLEELRVQLNEETIEKMFVESNVEITKELVAGLMDGRTIAMRLKGRRPHPDWPVPYPFECPKGTKRCPTRAINDVEDYLIHLLTSTTPLIHPNAAPSSLNESYMERYVYVHEPDPEDEEDFPRTDPAVWVPPQARSKVHVYTTLFSNYMELVHPYEEPVPPAPFCAVKFYYSKFAVVRETCALYPDAIEYFGAFEFDNPPIARRIASSPEDFERKAKYQTGNEIFVIILRRISDDAFLSFASIEPYFVTEDDEKAQAMIDEYFPEGAEDVILEMFEEEEEEEEEEEEYYGEEEVEEENEENKEEEFAIYTFL comes from the exons ATGGCGAGAAGAAAAGAGCAAACTCAGCTGCAGGTCGAAGTGGAAACCGAGGATGATTGGCAACAGCTGTTAAGTCGAAAGGGTTTAATTCTCGCTGACGTTTACTCCGAATGGTGTGGCCCATGTATCGCCATGGTGAGCACCCTGCGAAGTGTAAAATTAGAGATAGGAGGTGACACGATCAACTACGCGATCGTGAAGAACGATTACATCGGCGATCTCGAACGATTTCGCGGAAGAAGCGAGCCAGTCTGGATGTTTCTTCAAAATGGCAAGATGGTGAACCTCGTGTTCGGTGCTAATTGCCCCCAGCTTAGAAAACTGCTCGTAACGGAGATTAAAAGGGTGCAGAACGAGGAGGAACCGGAAATGGTGCTGGATGTGAGCACTAGGACACCCGAGGAAGAGATTAAATGGCAAGAGAAGGAAGCCATCAG AAAAGTGGTGGAGGATCAACAACGTGCCAAGAAAGAAGCTGAGGAAAGAGAGATGTACGAGACGTTCCTGGCACAGATGATATTCGAATTGAGCGAGGTCACCGCTCTGGTTTTCTATCCCTGGGTGTTCAAGGAAGAGGGTCGACACAGGGACAAGTACCAGTGCCCTCCGTACCTCGAACTAATCAATACGCTGTTTAGGCAAAATTTCGACGTGCTCGAGGAGCTTCGTGTGCAATTGAACGAGGAAACGATCGAGAAGATGTTCGTTGAGAGTAACGTGGAGATTACGAAAGAACTGGTAGCAG GATTAATGGACGGTAGAACGATAGCGATGAGATTGAAAGGTAGACGTCCTCATCCTGATTGGCCTGTACCCTATCCCTTCGAATGTCCTAAAGGGACTAAAAGGTGTCCGACGCGAGCGATCAACGATGTCGAGGATTATCTGATACATTTGTTAACCAGCACGACTCCACTGATACACCCTAACGCTGCTCCTTCCTCCTTAAATGAGTCTTACATGGAGAGGTACGTGTACGTTCATGAACCTGATCCCGAGGATGAGGAGGATTTTCCTCGCACCGATCCCGCGGTTTGGGTACCTCCTCag GCCAGAAGCAAGGTACACGTGTACACGACCCTTTTCTCCAATTACATGGAACTAGTGCACCCTTACGAAGAGCCCGTACCACCGGCTCCCTTCTGCGCAGTCAAGTTTTACTATTCAAAGTTCGCGGTGGTCCGTGAAACATGCGCATTGTACCCCGACGCGATCGAATATTTTGGCGCTTTCGAGTTCGATAATCCACCGATAGCCAGGCGAATAGCGTCCAGCCCCGAAGATTTCGAAAGAAAG gcaaaatatcaaACTGGTAACGAGATATTCGTAATAATCCTCCGGAGGATCAGCGACGATGCTTTTTTGTCCTTCGCGAGCATCGAGCCGTATTTCGTCACTGAAGACGATGAAAAGGCGCAAGCGATGATAGACGAGTACTTCCCCGAGGGTGCTGAAGATGTTATTCTCGAGATgttcgaagaagaagaggaggaagaggaggaagaggaggagtaTTACGGAGAAGAGGAAGTCgaagaggaaaacgaggagaataaagaagaagaatttgCGATCTACACTTTCTTATGA